Proteins encoded by one window of Rhodamnia argentea isolate NSW1041297 chromosome 6, ASM2092103v1, whole genome shotgun sequence:
- the LOC115734377 gene encoding uncharacterized protein LOC115734377, whose product MAEAVVTSAAGKLVSKFVESLFAPIGRQFGYLLCYKSYVLDLQNGLKELEAARERVQHSVVEAENNGKLIESDVKIWLESVEEETEKADNLLKRGESAKSACFRGWLPNPVVRHPIGREVKKMIPVIQKLREESQNSNFQKVYRENPPIGFVAAITSTARPVESKEDVLESRSKIMEEVMKAIVDDKVIVVGVWGPGGVGKSKLLEDVERRVKKDRKPFDLVAKANVSRNQDIKGIQDEIADALGLHLMNEKSAPGRAYRLCERLESGPQKNILIILDNLWEKLELKKVGIPCGDDNKVRGCKLLLSSRNRDVLRTHMGSDREFSLNNLEHEEARRLFERTVGYKVTNPEFEPWVDGVVKNSGGLPLLIISLAKRLKHGDLAAWRNASTNRDLSDVKSLLEQSYEDVKDERIRSVFLICALGCGKISLRDSLICCMGLDLYEKFSNTIDNARDRLIVDVHSLQDSSLLLDSNDEKWVRMHDISVDVAISITSTDWYALVGRKDFGFKQWSKTELRKCTAISFIWVGLDELPEKLDCPNLRILILAETNWSLKIPELFFESMEKLQVLDLTGVCITSLPSSIEFLGNLKSLTLVECCLEDVTVLGKLTGLQFLNFSRSAIPRLPKEIGELTELRVLDLTRCTGLKIIEPEVLGSLVNLEELYMEDSFDQWEVEGEASRSNASLAELKYMKKLRTLYITIPHSTNLSSDLPFGNLNKYKIRIGGTKGCSGEHKESRTLELKLDSGDLFQNVWMQECLGRTQDLCLDGLQDGSDSIHNLCIKGFLELKHLHVKNNFSVHYVVDSTHYPAFTRLESLVLENLSSLEKIYHDCLAPRSLGTLKIVKVKNCGEIKHLFHSFMTKNFSQLEEIEITRCHLMQQIVANAESDEYIDEIDDDASTKSFKLRRLTLQNLPEMTSFCKTGDHSVIFFDGQQVIKLQNLEAISVERCQLIREVFDLQGLTASGVIEILSRLTTLTLSDLPRLEHIWNKNPRIALCFRNLRALKVQNCENLRFLFSSSMAKTLQQITEIEIASCKLLGEIIDVEEEDSKEAASIDTLEFPMLTSLSLEELPNLKTFSYGKYRIHCPNLTRLRIAGCPKMMTFSSFEGKQQSMATDTGSQQAFVGVGSSLPLPAFFDQNVLFPCLEELTFVLCGLMKIWHNELSEESFCKLASITVRDCENLSHIFPSTLVERFRSPKMIEVVKCTSLEALMEHVSINSKERQKHLVFIELEEVKLWDLPRLNALVPSSTKATLGLPSLTNVGLRSCHDLRYLFTNDTYRTLDKLEKLDVSGCNNMREVVVVEESGDRQLKAVKFSRLHTLKLRSLKRLISFSSGSCAYEFPSLRNLSIVECTKLKAFTPRMPVPRVETMNGVSAGFDESPHSLFDDKVVFPMLEELRLRGIQSIEFWENEMPNESICRLKVLVVKQCPNLLNVIPAFMWKRLLHCMESLTVEECPRPRNLFPIYVAKSLVQLQHLILGGCEEMEYIVAREEETLVEAAGIIAIPQLVTLYIHNMPKLRSFYQGNHISEWPSLKNFTVEDCKAVEVIPQLEILPLAREDVVTIPQHYIFCNLGGLVFGCYHDENVAFPSNFLLHRFPNLEELSLDCSSFKEIFPEDAFGHGGTSLKALGNLKRLRLTKLCNPSRVRKDGSLMAEILKQIEDPYISECPSLSIVFPTPTSFHSLTELELEDCDGLVHVGTCSVVTSPMHLTRLILRNCAKMEVVVTDDGNGAEEFCFPNLEELIFDRLPSLESFSPMNCIFTFPSLESIVVMQCPKMDIFCKGTLRTPKLDEVLLSEEDDEGHWEGDLNTTIQTLWRQTDSEVLSDDDDEKGPSQDDLDTTIQSFEA is encoded by the exons ATGGCCGAGGCAGTTGTTACGTCCGCCGCAGGGAAACTAGTTTCGAAATTTGTTGAGAGCCTGTTTGCTCCCATTGGACGCCAATTTGGGTACTTGCTATGCTACAAGAGCTACGTCCTAGATCTCCAAAATGGACTCAAGGAGCTGGAGGCTGCAAGGGAAAGGGTGCAGCACTCTGTTGTAGAAGCCGAGAATAACGGAAAACTCATTGAAAGTGATGTTAAGATTTGGCTGGAGAGTGTGGAGGAGGAGACTGAGAAGGCAGATAACCTGTTAAAACGTGGCGAAAGTGCAAAAAGTGCTTGCTTCCGTGGGTGGCTTCCCAACCCAGTGGTCCGCCATCCAATTGGCAGagaggtgaagaagatgattccAGTCATTCAGAAGCTCCgtgaagaaagccaaaatagtaACTTCCAGAAGGTCTACCGTGAGAATCCTCCGATAGGATTTGTCGCTGCTATCACTTCCACTGCAAGACCTGTTGAGAGCAAAGAAGATGTCCTGGAGTCCAGGTCCAAAATCATGGAGGAAGTAATGAAGGCTATAGTGGATGACAAGGTCATTGTGGTTGGGGTGTGGGGACCAGGTGGGGTTGGCAAGTCCAAGCTTTTGGAGGATGTGGAAAGGCGAGTTAAGAAAGATCGGAAGCCATTCGATTTGGTTGCCAAGGCAAATGTGTCACGCAATCAAGATATAAAGGGAATCCAGGATGAAATTGCTGACGCCCTTGGCCTGCATCTAATGAATGAGAAATCTGCTCCGGGGAGAGCATATCGTTTGTGTGAGAGGTTGGAGAGTGGCCCTCAGAAAAACATTCtcataattttagataatttatGGGAGAAGCTAGAGTTGAAGAAAGTTGGTATTCCTTGCGGCGATGATAATAAAGTAAGAGGCTGCAAGCTATTGTTATCATCTAGAAATCGAGATGTTCTGCGCACTCATATGGGCTCTGATCGAGAATTCTCACTCAATAACTTAGAGCATGAAGAAGCCCGAAGACTCTTTGAAAGGACAGTGGGGTACAAAGTTACCAATCCTGAGTTTGAACCCTGGGTTGATGGAGTGGTGAAGAATTCCGGAGGTTTGCCACTTTTGATTATTTCGTTGGCAAAAAGGTTGAAGCACGGAGATTTGGCTGCATGGAGGAATGCTTCGACCAATAGAGACCTATCGGATGTAAAGTCACTATTGGAGCAAAGTTACGAGGACGTAAAAGATGAGAGGATCAGATCAGTATTCTTGATTTGTGCTTTAGGCTGTGGGAAAATTTCCCTGAGGGATTCTCTTATCTGCTGCATGGGTTTGGatttatatgaaaaattcaGCAACACCATTGATAACGCTAGAGATAGGTTGATTGTGGATGTACATAGCCTGCAGGACTCTTCATTATTACTGGACAGTAATGACGAGAAGTGGGTCAGAATGCATGACATATCTGTTGACGTGGCCATCTCTATTACTTCCACGGATTGGTACGCCTTGGTCGGGAGGAAGGATTTTGGGTTTAAACAATGGTCAAAGACTGAGCTCAGAAAATGCACCGCCATATCCTTCATTTGGGTCGGCCTCGATGAGCTTCCTGAAAAATTGGACTGCCCAAACTTGAGAATACTTATATTAGCTGAAACTAATTGGTCTCTGAAAATTCCGGAGTTATTTTTTGAATCTATGGAGAAGCTCCAAGTCTTGGACTTGACTGGTGTGTGTATCACCTCTCTACCTTCGTCGATCGAATTCCTTGGGAACCTCAAATCGCTGACTCTTGTAGAGTGCTGTCTAGAGGATGTGACTGTTCTTGGAAAGCTAACAGGCTTGCAATTCCTAAATTTCTCCAGATCTGCAATCCCTCGATTGCCCAAAGAAATAGGCGAACTAACAGAATTGAGAGTTTTGGACTTGACAAGGTGCACCGGGCTCAAAATTATCGAGCCTGAAGTGCTCGGAAGCTTGGTTAATTTGGAAGAGCTGTATATGGAGGACAGTTTTGATCAATGGGAGGTCGAGGGTGAAGCATCGCGAAGCAACGCCAGCCTGGCTGAGTTAAAGTACATGAAAAAGTTGAGAACTCTCTACATTACTATTCCTCATTCTACCAATCTCTCAAGTGACCTCCCATTTGGAAATCTGAACAAGTATAAAATCCGAATTGGGGGCACTAAGGGTTGCTCTGGTGAACACAAAGAATCCAGAACTTTAGAGCTCAAGCTGGATTCCGGGGATCTTTTCCAAAATGTGTGGATGCAGGAATGTTTGGGGAGAACGCAAGATCTCTGCTTGGATGGATTGCAAGATGGCAGCGATAGCATTCACAACTTGTGCATCAAAGGTTTTCTGGAGTTGAAGCATCTTCAtgtaaaaaataacttctcgGTTCATTATGTTGTTGACTCCACACATTACCCTGCATTTACAAGATTGGAATCGTTGGTTCTTGAGAATTTGAGCAGCTTGGAGAAGATTTATCACGACTGTCTTGCCCCAAGATCGTTGGGCACATTAAAGATTGTGAAAGTGAAAAACTGCGGTGAAATCAAACATTTATTTCATTCGTTCATGACGAAAAATTTCTCGCAACTGGAAGAGATTGAAATAACGAGATGCCACTTGATGCAGCAAATTGTTGCAAATGCCGAGTCAGATGAATACATAGACGAAATAGATGATGATGCTAGCACGAAGTCATTCAAGTTGCGTAGGCTAACGTTACAAAACTTGCCAGAGATGACGAGCTTCTGTAAAACTGGGGACCATTCAGTCATATTCTTCGATGGGCAACAG GTAATAAAGCTACAGAATTTGGAAGCCATAAGTGTTGAAAGATGTCAATTAATACGGGAAGTATTCGACCTTCAAGGATTGACAGCTAGTGGGGTTATTGAGATTCTATCACGATTGACCACATTAACCTTGAGTGACTTACCAAGGTTGGAGCACATATGGAACAAGAATCCAAGAATAGCTTTGTGTTTCCGAAACTTAAGGGCACTGAAGGTGCAAAACTGTGAGAACTtgaggtttcttttttcttcttccatggccAAAACACTCCAGCAAataacagaaatagaaatagcgAGTTGTAAATTGTTGGGGGAAATTATAGatgtagaagaagaagattcaaAGGAAGCTGCATCCATTGACACTTTGGAGTTCCCTATGTTAACCTCTTTATCTCTTGAAGAATTGCCAAATCTCAAGACATTCTCTTATGGGAAGTACCGTATTCACTGTCCAAACTTAACAAGATTGAGGATAGCTGGATGCCCAAAAATGATGACATTCTCTTCATTTGAAGGAAAGCAACAATCGATGGCAACCGATACAGGTTCACAACAAGCGTTTGTTGGTGTCGGCTCCAGCTTGCCCTTGCCTGCATTCTTCGATCAAAAT GTTCTTTTTCCGTGCTTGGAGGAGTTGACCTTTGTATTGTGTGGGTTGATGAAGATATGGCACAATGAACTTTCTGAAGAATCATTCTGCAAATTAGCATCCATCACGGTCCGAGATTGTGAAAATTTGTCTCATATTTTTCCCTCAACTTTAGTAGAGAGGTTCCGGAGCCCGAAAATGATTGAGGTGGTCAAGTGTACCTCTTTGGAAGCATTAATGGAACATGTTTCTATCAACTCTAAGGAAAGACAAAAACATCTGGTCTTCATAGAATTAGAAGAAGTGAAATTGTGGGACCTGCCGAGGCTGAATGCGTTGGTGCCAAGCAGCACCAAAGCAACGTTGGGTCTTCCTAGTCTGACTAATGTTGGCTTGCGCAGTTGCCACGATTTGAGATATCTCTTCACAAATGACACATACAGGACTCTCGATAAGCTTGAGAAGCTAGATGTTTCTGGTTGCAATAACATGCGGGAAGTAGTTGTCGTGGAAGAAAGTGGAGACCGACAGTTGAAGGCCGTGAAGTTCTCTCGTTTACATACATTGAAGCTTCGTTCCCTTAAGAGATTGATTAGTTTCAGCTCTGGAAGTTGTGCATATGAGTTTCCTTCCCTtagaaatctttcaattgtggaGTGCACTAAACTCAAGGCATTTACGCCGAGGATGCCGGTGCCAAGAGTGGAGACGATGAATGGGGTATCGGCCGGTTTTGATGAAAGTCCACATTCTTTATTTGATGACAag GTTGTATTTCCCATGTTAGAAGAGCTACGTCTAAGAGGAATTCAATCCATAGAATTTTGGGAGAATGAGATGCCCAATGAGTCCATTTGTCGACTAAAGGTCCTTGTGGTGAAGCAATGTCCCAACTTATTGAACGTCATCCCTGCATTTATGTGGAAGAGACTACTTCATTGTATGGAGTCCTTGACAGTTGAGGAGTGCCCACGTCCGAGAAACCTTTTTCCAATATATGTGGCAAAAAGTCTGGTACAACTCCAGCATCTTATTCTTGGTGGTTGTGAAGAGATGGAGTACATTGTTGCCAGAGAAGAGGAGACACTTGTAGAAGCAGCCGGCATAATTGCAATTCCTCAACTTGTCACTCTGTATATTCACAACATGCCAAAACTCAGAAGTTTCTACCAAGGGAATCATATTTCAGAGTGGCCCTCCTTGAAAAATTTTACTGTAGAAGATTGTAAAGCCGTGGAG GTCATTCCACAATTGGAGATATTGCCATTAGCAAGGGAGGATGTTGTGACGATACCGCAGCATTACATCTTTTGCAATCTCGGAGGGCTAGTTTTCGGATGCTACCATGATGAAAATGTCGCCTTTCCCTCCAACTTCCTTCTCCACAGATTCCCCAATCTAGAAGAGCTTTCTTTGGATTGTAGTTCCTTCAAGGAGATATTTCCAGAAGATGCATTTGGACATGGGGGCACGAGTCTAAAGGCTCTTGGAAATCTTAAGCGACTTCGGTTGACTAAGTTGTGTAATCCGAGTCGAGTCCGGAAAGATGGCTCCTTGATGGCTGAAATCCTCAAACAAATTGAAGATCCGTACATTTCCGAGTGCCCCAGTTTATCAATTGTATTTCCAACTCCAACTTCATTCCATAGCTTGACAGAACTAGAATTAGAGGATTGCGACGGTTTGGTTCATGTGGGGACTTGCTCAGTAGTGACGAGTCCGATGCACCTTACTCGGCTAATCCTAAGAAATTGTGCTAAAATGGAAGTTGTGGTAACAGATGATGGAAATGGAGCGGAGGAGTTCTGTTTCCCCAACTTGGAAGAGCTGATATTCGATCGTTTACCAAGCCTCGAGAGCTTCTCCCCCATGAATTGCATCTTCACGTTCCCGTCATTGGAGAGTATTGTTGTGATGCAGTGCC